The proteins below are encoded in one region of Triticum aestivum cultivar Chinese Spring unplaced genomic scaffold, IWGSC CS RefSeq v2.1 scaffold8401, whole genome shotgun sequence:
- the LOC123177656 gene encoding PHD finger protein ALFIN-LIKE 3-like yields the protein KELMCLYGYPDGSWELTLPEEMVPPGLPVPTRGINRRRDYVNRSDYLTLVAHHSDSWLMGVTFFLSTHLDANQRIRLFDMVNEMRTVHDEFYLSYGLSWLSTFARYNANRESSALTQENVSNPDVVSITHAEENVPPAQDSMQVLSAPNRDSRKPAKDKQKDNEVTDFCGSCNAPYHANAFWIGCDGCDQWFHGKCVNITASEAKHIEEYKCPDCIREVIGE from the exons GTAAAGAGCTAATGTGCTTGTACGGGTACCCGGACGGTAGTTGGGAGTTGACACTGCCGGAGGAGATGGTGCCGCCAGGCCTGCCGGTGCCGACACGAGGCATCAACCGCCGGCGAGATTATGTGAACCGTTCTGACTACCTGACACTCGTCGCCCACCACTCCGACTCGTGGCTCATGGGCGTCACCTTTTTCTTGTCCACTCATCTCGACGCCAACCAAAG GATACGTTTATTTGATATGGTAAACGAGATGCGAACAGTCCATGACGAATTCTATCTCTCTTACGGTCTTTCTTGGCTATCAACATTTGCGCGATACAATGCAAACAGGGAGTCGAGTGCACTAACTCAAGAGAATGTGTCCAATCCAGACGTAGTCTCCATCACACATGCTGAAGAGAACGTGCCACCTGCTCAAGACTCGATGCAAGTTTTGTCTGCTCCAAACAGGGACTCTAGGAAGCCTGCTAAAGACAAACAAAAGGATAATGAAGTTACTGACTTTTGCGGATCTTGTAATGCTCCGTATCATGCCAATGCCTTTTGGATTGGTTGTGACGGATGTGACCAGTGGTTCCATGGCAAATGTGTGAACATAACTGCCTCTGAAGCAAAACATATCGAAGAATACAAGTGTCCTGACTG